The following proteins are co-located in the Hippoglossus stenolepis isolate QCI-W04-F060 chromosome 23, HSTE1.2, whole genome shotgun sequence genome:
- the mfsd8 gene encoding major facilitator superfamily domain-containing protein 8, whose protein sequence is MSRLVDSDEDTPLLRDDASSDDSQDGDYKSRWRSIRVMYFTMFLSSVGFTIVITSLWPYLQKMDESANASFLGWVVAAYSLGQMVASPIFGLWSNHRPRREPLVCSIFINVLGNIYYAYAYLPTTNNKFHILLARAFVGFGAGNVAVVRSYVAGATSLKERTSAMANMSACQALGFILGPALQACLSFIGEHGFTVKFIDLQLNMYTAPAILAAAFGLINILLVLLVLREHRVDDHGRHIRAINYTSEDRDDISEETEETIDQVAVLTSNVLFFMVMFIFAIFETIATPFSMDMFSWTRKEAVVYNGIIMCCIGFESIIVFLVVKVASQRVGDRPVFLAGLAIIFCGFFTLLPWGNHYPKIQWADLKNNSLVSRISEATLASNSSLEPTGCPYQQTWCQYTPAIHIAQYISADVLIGMGYAACNVMSYTLYSKILGPKPQGVYMGLLTACGSCARTLGPIFVSQVYTILGPRWAFSLICAMVTGAIVLLSSVYHRLIAFSVRHRRTVE, encoded by the exons ATGTCGCGACTTGTTGACTCCGATGAAGACACGCCGCTGCTCCGGGACGATGCCAGCAG CGATGACTCCCAGGATGGAGACTACAAGAGTCGGTGGAGGTCCATCAGAGTCATGTACTTCACCATGTTCCTCAGCAGCGTCG GTTTCACTATTGTCATCACATCACTTTGGCCCTATTTGCAAAAG ATGGATGAAAGCGCCAACGCCAGCTTCCTGGGATGGGTGGTGGCCGCCTACAGCCTCGGTCAGATGGTGGCCTCCCCCATTTTCGGCCTGTGGTCTAATCACCGACCACGCAGGGAGCCACTGGTGTGCTCCATTTTCATCAACGTTTTAGGCAATATCTACTACGCCTATGCATACCTGCCCACGACCAATAACAAGTTCCACATCCTCTTGGCCAGAGCTTTTGTCGGCTTTGGAGCAG GCAACGTTGCTGTGGTGAGGTCGTATGTTGCTGGAGCAACATCGCTCAAGGAGAGAACCAGTGCCATGGCGAACATGAGCGCCTGTCAGGCCCTTGGTTTCATCCTGGGACCGG CACTTCAGGCGTGCCTGTCGTTCATCGGCGAGCATGGTTTCACAGTGAAGTTCATAGATCTGCAGCTCAACATGTACACTGCTCCTGCTATACTGGCTGCAGCTTTTGGCCTCATCAACATCCTGCTGGTCCTGTTGGTGCTGAG AGAGCATCGTGTTGATGATCATGGAAGACACATTCGAGCCATCAACTACACATCGGAAG ATAGAGATGACATTAGCGAAGAAACTGAGGAAACCATCGATCAGGTAGCGGTCCTGACCTCCAACGTCCTCTTCTTCATGGTCATGTTCATCTTTGCCATCTTTGAGAC AATCGCCACCCCTTTTTCCATGGACATGTTCTCCTGGACCAGGAAAGAAGCTGTTGTATACAATGGCATCATCATGTGCTGCATTGGATTTGAATCCATCATTGTGTTTCTGGTTGTAAAAGTGGCTTCTCAAAG GGTTGGGGATCGTCCTGTGTTTCTCGCAGGACTGGCCATTATATTCTGTGGTTTCTTTACCCTGCTTCCATGGGGGAACCATTACCCAAAGATCCAGTGGGCGG ACCTCAAAAACAACTCACTGGTCAGTCGGATATCTGAGGCCACGTTAGCCTCCAACAGCTCTTTAGAGCCAACAGGCTGCCCGTATCAACAGACCTGGTGCCAGTATACTCCTGCAATACACATCGCCCAGTACATCTCAGCTGACGTCTTGATTGGCATGGGATACGCAGCCTGCAACGTCATGTCCTACACACTGTATTCCAAAATCCTTGGACCCAAACCTCAG GGTGTGTACATGGGGTTGTTGACGGCCTGTGGCAGCTGTGCGCGGACATTGGGTCCCATTTTTGTCTCCCAGGTTTACACGATCCTGGGACCTCGCTGGGCCTTCAGCCTCATCTGCGCGATGGTGACAGGGGCCATCGTCCTCCTGAGCTCTGTTTACCACAGACTCATCGCATTCTCTGTACGCCACAGACGGACGGTAGAATAA